The following proteins come from a genomic window of Oscillatoria salina IIICB1:
- a CDS encoding LapA family protein: MLRLLLISGLLIAFLAIVFALQNPSPITVNLLFWQFQGSLALVLLFTLALGVIAGILVCSPIVIKRNWKIASANKKIKEMKRALADQDEVMVKQEKRIKYLEENLQLENSTKNHEQTKLPE; the protein is encoded by the coding sequence TTGCTAAGACTATTATTAATTTCTGGTTTACTAATAGCATTTTTAGCTATAGTTTTTGCCCTGCAAAACCCTAGCCCGATTACAGTTAATTTATTGTTTTGGCAATTTCAAGGTTCCCTAGCTTTAGTCTTATTATTCACCTTAGCTTTAGGAGTAATAGCAGGTATTTTAGTTTGTAGCCCAATAGTAATTAAAAGAAACTGGAAAATCGCTAGTGCGAACAAAAAAATCAAGGAAATGAAACGAGCTTTAGCAGATCAAGATGAAGTGATGGTAAAACAAGAAAAAAGAATCAAATACTTAGAAGAAAACCTGCAACTAGAAAACTCAACTAAAAACCACGAACAAACCAAACTCCCAGAATAA